One genomic window of Clostridium taeniosporum includes the following:
- a CDS encoding THUMP domain-containing class I SAM-dependent RNA methyltransferase, whose protein sequence is MYNLIATSTFGIESITAKELKALGYEELEIENGKVTFEGDEMDIAIANVHLRTADRVLIKMAEFEARTFEELFQGTKNVKWHEIIPKDGIMHVVGKSVKSTLHSVPDCQSIVKKAVVSSMSEHYGIETFSESGSTYKIEVAILKDKVTLTIDTTGPGLHKRGYRELAGIAPLKETLAASMLLISRWNEKFDLIDPFCGSGTILIEAAMIAQNIAPGCNRNFVAEEWSDDIKNTFAMVKDGAKKAIKDKEINLIGYDINYRVLKVAMENAQKAGVDKYIKFQKRDFMNFSSSKKNGFIVSNPPYGERIGERETLQPLYKYMGQMKRKLNDWDFNILTSIDGFEKMLDLKATKNRKLYNGTIKCYYYQYFDNNKIKNPGDTLINNLMD, encoded by the coding sequence ATGTATAATTTAATTGCAACAAGTACTTTTGGTATAGAAAGCATAACAGCCAAAGAATTAAAAGCGCTTGGTTATGAAGAGCTGGAAATTGAAAATGGAAAAGTAACATTTGAAGGGGATGAAATGGATATAGCTATAGCCAATGTCCATTTAAGAACTGCTGATAGAGTATTAATTAAAATGGCTGAATTTGAAGCAAGAACTTTTGAGGAACTTTTTCAAGGAACTAAAAATGTGAAATGGCATGAAATAATACCTAAAGATGGAATTATGCATGTAGTTGGTAAATCAGTAAAATCTACATTACATAGTGTACCTGATTGCCAATCTATAGTAAAAAAAGCTGTAGTTAGTAGTATGAGTGAACATTATGGTATTGAAACTTTTAGTGAAAGTGGTTCTACATATAAAATAGAAGTAGCTATCTTAAAAGATAAAGTAACATTAACAATAGATACTACTGGTCCTGGATTACATAAAAGAGGATATAGAGAACTTGCAGGAATAGCACCATTAAAAGAAACTTTAGCGGCATCAATGCTTTTAATTTCAAGATGGAATGAAAAGTTTGATCTTATAGATCCATTTTGTGGATCAGGTACTATACTTATAGAAGCAGCCATGATAGCTCAAAATATAGCGCCAGGATGTAATAGAAATTTTGTGGCAGAAGAATGGTCTGATGATATAAAAAATACTTTTGCTATGGTTAAGGATGGAGCTAAGAAAGCAATAAAAGACAAAGAAATAAATTTAATAGGATATGATATAAATTATAGGGTATTGAAAGTAGCTATGGAAAATGCACAAAAAGCTGGTGTTGATAAATATATAAAATTCCAAAAGAGAGATTTTATGAATTTTTCAAGTTCTAAAAAAAATGGTTTTATAGTATCAAATCCACCATATGGTGAAAGAATTGGTGAAAGAGAAACATTACAACCTCTTTATAAGTATATGGGACAAATGAAGAGAAAACTTAATGATTGGGATTTTAATATTTTAACTTCTATTGATGGTTTTGAAAAAATGTTAGATTTAAAAGCAACTAAAAATAGAAAGTTATATAATGGAACAATTAAATGTTATTACTATCAGTATTTTGATAATAATAAAATTAAAAATCCAGGTGATACACTAATTAATAATTTAATGGATTAA
- the pyrR gene encoding bifunctional pyr operon transcriptional regulator/uracil phosphoribosyltransferase PyrR, with protein MNLKSTLLDDKAIKRTLIRISHEIIERNKGVEDVVLIGIKRRGYPLAQRIAEQIEGIEGTKVSVGYVDITLYRDDLTIVEKDPTVKSIDIETTIKGKKVILIDDVLYTCRTVRAAIDAVMDLDRPEGIQLAVLIDRGHKELPIRADYVGKNIPTSKNEVIKVMLNEIDGEDSVKIYDSNN; from the coding sequence ATGAATTTAAAATCAACTTTATTAGACGATAAAGCAATAAAAAGAACATTAATTAGAATTTCTCATGAAATAATTGAAAGAAATAAAGGGGTAGAAGATGTAGTTCTTATAGGAATAAAGAGAAGAGGTTATCCATTAGCTCAAAGAATAGCAGAACAAATTGAAGGAATTGAAGGAACAAAGGTAAGTGTTGGATATGTGGATATAACTTTATATAGAGATGATCTTACTATAGTAGAAAAAGATCCTACAGTTAAGAGCATAGATATAGAGACAACTATAAAGGGTAAAAAAGTAATATTAATCGATGATGTATTATATACTTGTAGAACAGTTAGAGCTGCTATTGATGCTGTCATGGATTTAGATAGACCAGAAGGTATACAATTAGCTGTTTTAATTGATAGAGGACATAAAGAACTTCCTATAAGAGCAGATTACGTAGGTAAAAATATACCTACATCTAAAAACGAAGTTATAAAAGTTATGTTAAATGAAATTGATGGAGAAGATTCTGTTAAAATATATGATTCTAATAATTAA
- a CDS encoding RluA family pseudouridine synthase, protein MEGNILTVSKEDEGSRIDKYLSEILNGKSRSFIQGLIEKGNIKVNHKSIKSNYKIKYCDEIVITIPEAEVLKVDPENINIDILYEDKDIIVVNKEQGMVVHPAPGNYNGTLVNALLFHCNDLSSINGIIRPGIVHRIDKDTSGVLVVAKNDDAHNKLASQLKDHSMNREYYALVEGRFKNDFGTVDKPLGRDKKNRLKIAITSDGRRAVTHYEVLERYDAGYTLIKCKLETGRTHQIRVHMASLGHPLVGDPLYGFKKQRFKLKGQMLHAKKLGFIHPSKNEYIEFVTDLPPYFEEILQKLR, encoded by the coding sequence ATGGAAGGAAATATTTTAACAGTAAGTAAAGAAGATGAAGGATCCAGAATAGACAAATATTTAAGTGAAATTTTGAATGGAAAATCACGTTCTTTTATTCAAGGACTTATTGAAAAAGGAAACATTAAAGTAAATCATAAATCAATTAAAAGCAATTATAAAATAAAATATTGTGATGAAATAGTAATAACAATACCAGAAGCTGAAGTATTAAAAGTTGATCCGGAAAACATAAATATTGATATATTATATGAAGACAAGGATATAATAGTAGTTAATAAAGAACAAGGTATGGTTGTTCATCCGGCACCAGGAAATTATAATGGAACTTTAGTAAATGCATTATTATTTCATTGTAATGATTTATCTAGTATAAACGGTATTATAAGACCAGGAATAGTTCATAGAATAGATAAAGATACATCAGGGGTATTAGTAGTAGCTAAAAATGATGATGCTCATAATAAATTAGCTTCACAACTAAAAGATCATTCGATGAATAGAGAATATTATGCATTAGTAGAGGGAAGATTTAAAAATGATTTTGGAACGGTTGATAAACCTTTAGGAAGAGATAAGAAGAATAGATTAAAAATTGCAATAACTTCAGATGGAAGAAGAGCAGTAACTCACTATGAGGTTCTAGAAAGATATGATGCAGGCTATACATTAATAAAATGTAAACTTGAAACAGGTAGAACACATCAAATAAGAGTACATATGGCATCATTAGGTCACCCTTTAGTAGGGGATCCTCTTTATGGATTCAAAAAACAAAGATTTAAACTAAAGGGACAGATGCTACATGCTAAAAAGTTAGGTTTTATACATCCAAGTAAAAATGAATATATAGAATTTGTTACTGATTTACCACCATATTTTGAAGAAATATTACAAAAATTAAGATAA
- a CDS encoding DivIVA domain-containing protein, with product MKLTPMDITNKEFKKGLRGYSVEEVDEFLDEIVDNYEELYKENSNLKEKLTNMQEKIDHYSQIETTIQNTLVLAQNAAEQAKTTAQKEAELVLKNANETAQKVLDKSHNDVISINDEYEKVKQEFIKFRAKYRNFMNTQLQTFDDLEKDFIKNYNVSEPIEENDVKEKDVDEEVAVDISNEELIDYDKNSLTEDLSAIKSFFAKE from the coding sequence ATGAAATTAACACCAATGGATATAACAAATAAAGAATTTAAAAAAGGATTAAGAGGATACAGTGTAGAAGAGGTTGATGAATTTTTAGATGAAATAGTAGATAACTATGAAGAATTATATAAAGAGAATTCTAATTTAAAAGAGAAATTAACTAATATGCAAGAAAAGATTGATCATTATTCACAAATAGAAACAACAATTCAAAATACATTAGTTTTAGCACAGAATGCAGCTGAACAAGCAAAGACTACTGCACAAAAAGAAGCAGAATTAGTGCTTAAAAATGCAAATGAAACTGCTCAAAAAGTTCTTGATAAATCTCATAATGATGTAATAAGCATTAATGATGAATATGAAAAAGTTAAGCAGGAATTTATTAAATTTAGAGCAAAATATAGAAATTTCATGAATACTCAACTTCAGACTTTTGATGATTTAGAAAAAGATTTTATAAAGAATTATAATGTTTCAGAGCCTATAGAAGAGAATGATGTGAAAGAAAAAGATGTAGATGAAGAAGTGGCAGTAGACATTTCAAATGAAGAGTTAATCGATTATGATAAAAATTCACTTACTGAGGATTTAAGTGCAATAAAGAGTTTCTTTGCCAAAGAATAA
- a CDS encoding YlmH/Sll1252 family protein, protein MKEIINKYFLEEDKIQALNLYEKYMLAKNKDITIFSNCFYSPKIWKWFKKNCESSDFKVTCEGIFKDSERKMISFNNVYETSFPIRLLKVEGKSKFSKLEHKDFLGGILSLGIERNKIGDLIVEDNVCYLPIHEDILNFLLYNVDKIGKTPCCITEIQNKGDLPQIKFKEEVILVSSLRIDGIVSKISKLSRAKAQMVIDQGQVLIDYTKIKDKSYEVKRDERIIIRGTGKFIVGEVIGSSKSGKYKLIIKKYT, encoded by the coding sequence ATGAAAGAAATAATTAATAAATATTTTTTAGAAGAAGATAAAATTCAAGCATTAAATTTATATGAAAAATATATGTTGGCAAAGAATAAAGATATAACTATTTTTAGTAATTGTTTTTATTCACCAAAGATATGGAAATGGTTTAAAAAAAACTGTGAAAGTAGTGATTTTAAAGTTACTTGTGAAGGTATTTTTAAAGATAGTGAAAGAAAGATGATTTCATTTAATAATGTTTATGAAACCTCCTTTCCTATAAGGTTACTTAAAGTTGAAGGAAAATCTAAGTTTTCAAAGTTGGAGCATAAAGACTTCTTAGGTGGAATATTATCACTAGGTATAGAAAGAAATAAAATAGGCGATTTAATAGTTGAAGATAATGTATGTTATTTACCAATACATGAGGATATATTAAATTTTTTATTATATAATGTTGATAAAATTGGAAAGACTCCTTGTTGTATTACTGAAATACAAAATAAAGGAGATCTTCCACAAATAAAATTTAAAGAAGAGGTTATTTTAGTCTCTTCTTTAAGAATTGATGGGATTGTTTCAAAAATATCTAAGTTATCTAGAGCAAAAGCTCAGATGGTGATAGATCAAGGTCAGGTTTTAATTGATTACACTAAAATAAAAGATAAAAGTTATGAAGTTAAAAGAGACGAGAGAATTATTATTAGAGGAACTGGAAAATTCATTGTAGGCGAAGTTATTGGAAGCAGTAAAAGCGGAAAATATAAGCTAATTATAAAAAAATATACATAG
- a CDS encoding YggT family protein: MVFIIGNFISTLFRLIELAILIECIFSWISPGKQNQLLNIISNFTYPVLEPFRKLQYKFMPNMMVDFSPILAILGLDIIKTIILTIIY; the protein is encoded by the coding sequence ATGGTATTTATTATTGGAAATTTTATTAGTACACTATTTAGATTGATAGAATTAGCTATACTAATAGAATGTATATTTTCTTGGATTTCTCCAGGAAAGCAAAATCAACTCCTAAATATAATAAGTAATTTTACTTATCCAGTATTAGAACCATTTAGAAAGCTTCAATATAAGTTTATGCCAAATATGATGGTGGATTTTTCACCGATACTTGCAATTCTAGGATTAGATATAATTAAAACAATTATATTAACTATAATTTATTAA
- a CDS encoding cell division protein SepF → MSNVLTKMKSFLGLGDEEYDEYDDFDENYDDIEDEDVEDMIEPVITNKKNSKVVNIHTSPTTKVTITKPVDYEEATEICDALKNRRIVLVNTTLLELKIAQRLLDFISGSCYALGGELQQIEKGVYILAPSNVEVTSELKNELNSKALFNWSK, encoded by the coding sequence ATGAGTAATGTGTTAACAAAAATGAAGTCATTTTTAGGATTAGGGGACGAAGAATATGATGAATATGATGACTTTGATGAAAACTATGATGACATAGAAGATGAAGATGTAGAAGATATGATAGAACCTGTTATTACTAATAAGAAAAATAGCAAGGTTGTAAACATTCATACATCACCAACAACGAAAGTAACAATAACAAAACCAGTTGATTATGAAGAAGCAACTGAAATATGTGATGCATTAAAAAATAGAAGAATAGTTTTAGTAAATACTACACTTTTAGAATTAAAGATAGCTCAAAGACTATTAGACTTTATAAGTGGTTCTTGTTATGCTTTAGGAGGAGAACTTCAACAAATAGAAAAAGGTGTTTATATTCTTGCTCCATCAAATGTAGAAGTAACTAGTGAATTAAAGAACGAATTAAATTCAAAAGCATTATTTAATTGGTCAAAATAG
- a CDS encoding YggS family pyridoxal phosphate-dependent enzyme encodes MSIKENIENLNLKIPENVKLLAVSKTKPIEDLKEAYEAGIRDFGENKVQELVYKEENLPKDIKWHLIGKLQTNKVKYLVDKVYLIHSLSSIKLLKEIEKVFGKKEKIANVLMQINIGREESKSGVLKEDLLALIEEVEKCNYVRVKGIMVIIPKGDEKNNRKYFKETKEIFDYLKVKEYKNIKMEVLSMGMTHDFNEAIEEGSNLVRIGQGIFGERNYNTGGE; translated from the coding sequence ATGAGCATTAAGGAAAATATAGAAAACCTAAATTTAAAAATTCCTGAAAATGTAAAACTCCTTGCTGTTTCTAAAACCAAACCTATAGAGGATTTAAAAGAAGCATATGAGGCAGGAATTAGAGATTTTGGTGAAAATAAAGTACAAGAACTTGTTTATAAGGAAGAAAATCTTCCAAAAGATATAAAGTGGCATTTAATAGGTAAACTTCAAACTAATAAAGTTAAATATTTAGTAGATAAGGTTTACTTAATACATTCATTGTCTAGTATAAAACTTTTGAAAGAAATTGAAAAAGTTTTTGGTAAAAAAGAAAAGATAGCAAATGTATTAATGCAAATAAATATTGGTAGAGAAGAAAGTAAAAGTGGTGTTTTAAAAGAAGACTTATTAGCACTTATTGAAGAAGTTGAAAAATGTAATTATGTGCGTGTTAAAGGTATTATGGTTATTATTCCTAAAGGAGATGAAAAAAATAATAGAAAATACTTTAAGGAAACTAAGGAAATATTCGATTATTTAAAGGTAAAGGAATATAAGAATATAAAAATGGAAGTACTTTCTATGGGAATGACTCATGATTTCAATGAGGCAATAGAAGAAGGGTCTAATTTAGTAAGAATTGGACAGGGAATATTTGGAGAAAGAAATTATAATACAGGAGGAGAGTAA